Part of the Oncorhynchus nerka isolate Pitt River linkage group LG14, Oner_Uvic_2.0, whole genome shotgun sequence genome is shown below.
GCAGTTGAATTTTCCTGTATGAGTACTATAGCCGCCTCCCTCATTGACCAGGACGTTGGCAAACTTCAGGATACTGCTGTGAGTTGGGTAGCTGTCACAAATGTTTAGTTTGGCTGTGAAGGCTACAATCTTTCCTAGAATGGAAGAATgaacatagagagggagagagagagatcagtccAGGCCTAGGGCATTTGATACATGCTCAAAGATTTGCTAATAAGATGTGTACAAATTCTTCCTTTTCACAGAAATTATGAAAATATAGATGCCATAAGATATATGTGAAAAGCACATATTGTGTCAACTTTACAACAGTATACAAAAGAGTTAGAAGGCCTACTTGGTTTGGGACTCTCTGGGCCACCCTCTGTTGAATCAGGATTGGTGGGTTCGGGTTCTGTGTTCCAGAATACAATAGAGTTGTTTAGCTCTGTTTTACTGTAAGGATTTGTCAGTGACATTCATCATATGTCATTTACAAGTGCATTGGACTATTGCATACATACAGAGATCTAGAATCTATTGTAAAAAatatacacagtgccttcagaaagtattcagaccccttgacttttttgatattttgttacattacagccatattctaaaatgtatatataaaataaaatcctcaccaatctacacacaataccccataatgataaagtgaaaacagttttatttgtattttttataatttataaaaattataaataccttatttacataagtattcagacactttgctatgagactcaaaattgagctcaagtgcatccattttccatcgatcatccttgatatgtttctacaacttgattggagtctacctgtggtatattcaatagattggacatgatttggaaaggcgcacacctgtatatataaggtctcacagttgacagtgcatatcggAGCAAagaacaagccatgaggtcgaaggaattgtccatagagctcagagacaggattgtgttgaggcacagatctggggaagagtaccaaaagatttctgcagcattgaaggtcccaaagaacacggTGGccatcatcattcttaaatggcgTTTGGAACccccaatactcttcctagagctgtccgcctggccaaactgagcaatctggggaaaagggccttggtcagggaggtgaccaagaacctgatggtcactctgtggagatgggagaacctttcagaaggaccaccatctctacagcacttcaccaatcaggcctttatagtagagtggctagacggaagtcactcctaggtaaaaggcacatgacagcccgcttggaatgtgcaaaaaggcacataaagaaacaaaccatgagaaacaagattaactggtttgatgaaaccaggcttgaactctttggcctgaatgccaagcgtcatgtctggaggaaacctgacaccatccctacgttgaagcatggtggtggcagcatcatgctgtagggatgtttttcagcggcagggagtgggagactagtcaagattgtggtaaagattaacggagcaaagtactgaaagatccttgatgaaaacctgctccagagtgctaaagacaacaaccttaagcacacagccaagacaacgcaagagtggctttgggacatgtctctgaatgtccttgagtggcccagccagagcccggacttgaacctgattgaacatctctggagagacctgaaaatagctgcgcagcaACTCTcagcatccaacctgacagcttgagaggatctgcagagaagaatgggagaaactccccaaatataggtgtgcaaagcttgtagcatcatacccaagaacactctaggatgtaattgctgccaaaggtgcttcaacaaagtgctgagtaaagggtctgaatacttatgtaaatgtggcatttctgttgatttgaataaattagcaaacatttctaaaaaaactgtttttgctttgtcattatggggtattgtgtgtagattgattaggaaaaaaacacaaaaaaatagaatacggctgtaacctaacaaaatgtgttaaaagtcaaggaatctgaatactttctgaaggcactgtatatgcattTCACATCATAGGCCTCTTAAAATATAACTATGTAGGTGAACAGGATACATGACATTTACAAAGATTATTTGCCAAACCAACCTGTATTTAATTAGAAATAGGTATTTAGGTCACTATTGTGTGAATGTTATTACCAGGCTTAAGGTTTCCATTATTGTCTCCACAGCCAGGTTCAACATCCATGACTATGTACAACTACAGCTGATGAGTTTACTTCTGTAGAAATGGAGTATAGGCATATTGCATGTGAATTAAATATGACTAACTTTtgttaaaaatatatgaatgtacATTTGGAAATCTATTTTGAATGTATACAACAATAGTTCGTTTTACCTGTGAACGTCTTGCAGAGGTGATGTTCCAAATATTCGGACTGGTTTGACTACTTGGCTGCTTGCAGACAGACATGTAAAGGCGGTGCTCGTTTCCCAGGTGTGCAAGATGTAAGCAAAATGAAAGCTAGTATAAAACTACAAAGCTTTGAGATGATTCGCGTAACTTCCATATTGAGTAGAGGAGAATGTGCTGTGTTTGGGAACTGGACAGTTGTAACAACATTATGCAATCACAACGAGTAAAATAAACAGGATTTGAACTTTTGAAAAATGGTTTATCGTCAAGCAGGTGGAGCACAACGTCATCACCAACATTCTTGATGTACTTTTCAGCACTCTAATAACAATAACAGAATTGTTGTAACATGCTGACCACTCTGCTCGCTTCATGTGCgcaagcgttgcaaaataaatgtacacatacaagttattcaatcattgcacccacactgatCGCGCACATCAACAAGCATCTGCGTAGCCAGGTGCTAAAATATAACTTTGTTCAAATTGTGACCCTTGATGCGCTGCAAGTCCCGCTTCTCCCatatcctcattggtttttaggaacaTGATTGATTGAAAAGATGAACTagggtccacactccagtcggtAGTGGTAATGCATCTACCTTtaagttggttgccaacctccatatgaagtccaaagaagaagaggcgtgaaggaggagagatgacttgaAACACATTTTtgcccttttatctgtggattaattgtcgtaGTAGAGGACCATGTGCATTTCAgctaaaataacaacccaatgtttatatcccaggacaaattagcaagCAACAGCaattggttcagagttcgttttgatatttcaacctgcatgGCCTGATCACGTCTGGTCTGGGTGGACAAAATCGACATGCGCACGCGGAGGAGCGGTCTGGTCAGtatgttagtgagggagataagtctagTTGACATTCAGAAAAGGTGTTAGGTCATTTGATGCAGGGATGAAAATGAGATTAGGTTGACATTATACATATTTCTGATAAAAATGTACAATCAATGGCCTTGTCAAaagtccagacctcaatccaattgagaatctgtggtatgtaaagaagtgctatttcttatgcaggtgaccagcctactgctattacatttatataactcacagtaaagcctgtggggtcccctacaggatagctcccacattacacactaactgccaaaccagcgcacacacataatctcctttctaGCTGAACATTGTGTGCCCtaagaggattctacgatgacggacagacaactgagccaatggcggaagactacagactacaccccagcctgaaccaatccaaagatccgatcttctagaatcaacctactttctgttccacTTATAAGGATTGTGTAAATTGTTAACGGTCtcttttcctgctgttctgtgcgagctaacggaagagccgtaattacgctgtaccagatatctttactctgaataaactgtcgcttgtcgtagaatttaccactttgtctgaatcgatccttgaccggctcacccttctacataTCTAATTATCAACAGGTAtgatttaaagattgctgtacaccaggggaacccatctaacttgaaggagctggagcagtttagcCTTGAATAATGGGcacaaatcccagtggctagatatgccaaccttatagagacataccccaagagacttgcagctgtaattgctgcaaaaggtggctctacaaagtattgacttgtgGGAGGGGggtagttatgcatgctcaagttttcagtttttttgtcttatgtcTAGTTTGTTTCACAATTAAACATAGTTTGCATCttaaaagtggtaggcatgttgtgtaaatgatCCATTTTAATTCCAACATTAGCACAATGTTTTTATGCACTAATAGCACAAACTTATGGCAAAAACATTGTGCTTATTTGTACATATAGTACATACTTAATGAGAGTCTTGGATGCCTGTCTGCATACCCTTCTGTTTTGTTCATCTGCTTCTTCTTATCATTAAACTTActttctgcacctgcttcctgactcccagcataTACGTTACACCACTCAATCTCTAAAACAGATTTGATTCATTTGAACCACTTCCTTTGAACTGTACAATCATAGTGCTTCATAAGCACTAGTCTATACATAATATTGGCTTGCAGTTAAACTTATTTACAGAATAAAAAAACACTTTAACTGAACGCTAACCTGCACTTCACAATTCCAGACTCTTTAACAATGCACAGTCTATTTTCTGAGACTATATCAGATCATTTTACCAGCATTGCGCCGTGTGGTAAAATAGCTTCTAATTTGACTTTATATATACTTGTGATGCCTTTGACACTCATAGCTGTTTTCTCTCATTGACTCCCATGCATTATTTTTCCTGCGTGAACATGCTTGTTTGCGCACATATAAAAAAGGCTCCCGTGTGATTTGGGCTTTACCCATAGTGaatcagtcagtcacagtacactGCCTGACTCTTTCCCTTGGCCCTAAGCCTTCAATTTGTCTATATGTGAAAGGTGTAAGCAATATGGTGTAAGCTCCACCACTTTCCTgattatacctatccagacccttaAGAAAAATATAAGGGTTAAGTCAGGGCCaaggaggaggggtagggagtgAATTTGGACCAGCAAATAATGAGTATGTGCCATCTAAGTGTTTCACTACCAATCATGTGGTAGTCAGTATAGTCAATTCCATCATCCAATTGAGTACATTTTTGAATTTAGTAAAAGGTGTTGTAAATTACACAACCACAAAGCAAGTGATTGCAaaaactattttttattttattctgttaATAAAGGGGCAGAGTTAATCAGATGGAAGCCATGCTCCTGGTAAGTAGGCTGCTATGCCAGAGTTCTATCACTATTACTATCTATTGGGACATATGCAATGCTGGACTTGGGTTGAGGCTCACCGCAGCTGAGTACAGGCACCTCAGATGTACTACTGcatgagctcctgttcctcttatagtatattagctcaaaagtattgtggagttcCTGCAACTAAATGTtaacagtaccagcacccaaaatgagcATCAGCACCTATTTTAGTCCAAATCAAGCACTGCACCTAGGTCCACGATTCGATTCTTGCTGAATCCCAAATGAGTCTCTTCCCTCACCCATCCATCTGTGCATTCACCCCCAACTCTGCCTTATGCACAAGTATCCCAAAACAGAGAAGCATCTAAGTAAGAAAAAAATTCAACCACAAAAgtattttttaaaattcttcCATTTCACCTGTCTTGATGTGGTTTGATCATTTTGTTGTTTGTTTCATTGCAGTGGCAGAAAATGGCAGAGCACTAGGGTCCACCTACCTACCATCTCCTAAAGGCTACTCTTGTTCCTATAGATGTGAAGGagctctctcattctttctctatCTACTCCCCCACTTATCTCCATATAATAAATCCTCTTCAGTTTCTTTATGTGCTTTATGAATGAATTTCATTATTAGGATCCAAAATAATCTGAGAGTATTGTTTAATTGCATAAACATCTACATGCTGTATGACAGATCTACAAGTTGTACGATGAATCTGAAAAGCAGCAGATAGGGCAGTTGGAAGAGCCAGGAGGACACAATGGTAGATGGCATGCATACATGTAGCATGTCAATATGTAATGAGACCAGGACAACAAGGGGTGTCTCCATGACACTACAATTATTATAATCTACCCAATTAATATTGTTTTATCAATATTACATGTGTAGGCCTAATATCAAAGTTAGTCTGCAATCAGGGTTAGGCCTAGTAGAATTTAATATTTATATTAACCATTATTTAAACAGGGAGTCACATTGAGATACAAATATTTTACAAGAGAGCCCTGTATACATTTACAAATAAAACCCAGTACATAGattaaacacaacagccctacatacagtggggcaaaaaagtatttggtcagccaccaattgtgcaagttctcccacttaaaaagatgagagaggcctgtaattttcatcataggtacacttcaaccatgacagacaaaatgagggaaaaaaatccagaaaatcacattgtaggatttttaatgaatttatttgcaaattatggtggaaaataagtatttggtcaataacaaaagtttatctcaatactttgttatataccctttgttggcaatgacagaggtcaaacgttttctgtaagttttcacacactgttgctggtattttggcccattcctccatgcagatctcctctagagcagtaatattttggggctgttgctgggcaacacggactttcaactccctccaaagattttctatgaggttgagatctggagactggctaggccactccaggaccttgaaatgcttcttacgaagccactccttcgttgcccgggcggtgtgtttgggaacattgtcatgctgaaagacccagccacgtttcatcttcaatggccttgctgatggaaggaggttttcactcaaaatctcatgatacatggcccccttcattctttcctttacacggatcagtcgtcctggtccctttgcagaaaaacagccccaaagcatgatgtttacactcccatgcttcacagtaggtatggtgttctttggatgcaactcagcattctttgtcctccaaacatgacgagttgagtttttaccaaaaagttatattttggtttcatctgaccatatgacattctcccaatcttcttatgGATCATCCAAATGAGGCGAGGGTCGTCACTCTAAAGAGGCCCTTGAAGAGGGCAATGACTATCGTGGAGTTGGGTCCACGTCccacgccagagccgccaccgcggccagatgcccacccagacgatcccctataggtttaggttttgcggccggagtccgaaCCTTAGTGGGGtactgtcacactctgaccatgatttgcgttgtttgtttctatgttttgtttgatcagggtgtgatatgagtgggcattctatgttgtatgtctagtttgtctatttctatgtgttttggcctgatatggttctcaatcagtggcaggtgtttgtcgttgtctctgattcggaaccatatttaggtagcctgttttgtattgtggttggtgggttattgtctatgttatgttgcacgTTAGCAGTCACGTTcgtctagttagttagttagttaacttcatgttttttaaaaatctttcATTAAAATcatgcattcacaccacgctgcgctttggtctactcaatacgacgatcgtgacagcttgtttattcccgacttcccagttgtcttgaactcactgaagtcaagttATTGCAGTTCCGAGTTAACAGATGTTTTGAGTGAGGTACAAATCATGCtttattgacagcatggccaacgTTGAATGTTCATCATTTTAAATTGGAAAATAGCCCCTTAATGCTAGATTTGGggccacacagccactccactgaatagcaagcTAGTAACtgttttgcaatgcttgcagagTTAGgcactgtcactgattccttccaaaccactcattgttgaatttgagatttccaacttgttgtgtaatatttatgtccaatggcagatgagcactgatacgttttatcaataatttctcttcattatttctcttcatatgacaatgaTTAAAAATAATTTATCAGTAGATTGTctacttgattcatgatgacggctagctaagattttgaaagtatgatgttgacatgttcagtccaatcaaagctactgtggccaatgaccttcagccttcttggatgggcacttctaatctAACTCTATgccagcacccaaggggctagaatgttctacctctacccttagacttggctgtgatgtagtgtccccatgaatgacagaacactgagccaatcatggcgcaacgctccgtattttctgctcGCTTGCCCcatcaccacagaaagcactcagctaggctgaaacacctgcattttggagctgccttactcatgaaaagaaaaaaagagaccatgtttgaaTGCAGCTTTAAGAACTCAATGATGTATATATTTTctaacattgtttgcaaactgatatgtgatacGTATTAATGCCAATATAACATACAAAACATTGCataaaaatgtggggctcaaaataGGTGGGGCTCTGCAAATAAAACACACTATAATAAAACACATAATACACATTAAACATATTTAAGAAAAGCAATCACATTCTGTAACAAAGTCTCTAATCAATCATTTAAGGTACCAGAATATCTAATTTCGAGGAATTCTGTGTATTGTTCCACACAAGGGGCCAACAAAAAAAAGATCAGATTTCCCCAATTCTGTGGCGACCAAAATAAACTCCAGAGTTAAATTAATATTTAGTTCAGTAACAACAATTCTCAGGTCAATAAACTGCTAAAATATGTATAGGGCATACATTCATTAGCAGGCGATACATGTCATACTTAATCGGTATGTTCTTGGTCAATATTGAAGTGTTGTTATAGCTTGTACCTCTAACACGATTGCCTATGTAAAGTTGAGCCCTGCTgaacaggggcctgttgcacaaaactaggataagggattaagccaggatatcttggtgatcctggctcaattgatccgtaatccggttgcactaaagatggatagggggcaggaggatatgttatggtataaattaccatggagatttattctgtggagctagcctgctccagaccaggctaaattccaggatctatttaatctcatccctaatgtcagtcagcagtcaccacaaatggaaaccaatagttatttcactgctcactatacattgttatcacatataactagacccactgttattatttaaacgtttgtgatcattaatttcaatgattttggataaaaaatgatttttagatgatgttgctatcattagataatttacagtttcccatagactataaggctatatataaaatgatagaatattagggccacagagggaaaaaaacacaagtcataatattgtaaccagttgttttaaaggaggacagttgttaaaatgacagatgtggggcatttcgtgaaattgtacttcagtatggtttcataaacaaagacatgctgatgtgccagaatattaagtatcacattgtcataagtatcaaaactgtaaaaacaatatgtagcttttctgcagaaagaaccagcctcataaatttatgactttatcctttttcttcagtgtggccctagtactctgtcatataaacaaatacacattccatatgaatataaaaacacaatgtgtaacattatgttcctttattgaataaggacaaaacaaagcaggtaaaccatcagctcctttcgaaactgaagtcacagtgactctacaagatggaaagcacagaatccaagcatattatacatacacattcaaaggtctgtatataacacaccctgcatgtctgcacactaaaataaatgcaggacaaatccatacacatcaactgaacagacaaatgaatggatgcagtagcctccctgcagccttgtattacacacagtataccgcacaaacatcataaagaggccaaattcgtcaaaaaacgaacccaaaaaaacccaaattcctctgccaccgcaggacatatttaaccaaaattgaaagcacacatactaactaaaataattcaacacatattggtccctcagcagccgaccactgtcgtcatcaggaagattgccggattgtcccagtccatggctggtggcactctggggccctctccttcctcaggcaggccacattgtggaggacagcacaagccacagtaatatcacatgccctaacagggctgacccttaatttgtgaaggcagtgaaagcgtgccttcaggaggccaaaggtcatttcaactctggccctggtcctggcatgggcatggttgtaggcctgctgtgcttcctggggtctgtgaaaggtgtcaggagaaaaggctggcagccatacccctgtctcccagcaacacaccagagaattcacctgtcaacacaaaatctcatcattactacctcataaacacagtgatattcttgacacagccatgatggttataaataggggttgtgtggcttaccttgtgataggcactgatagatttcagaggcccgaaagattctggagtcatggactgagccaggccattttgccacaacattgctgatcacacagtcagcattgcagaccatctgaaatcataagatgaggaatattacaccaatcaatgcacatcactggcaatgcagagtgttcgtcaatggacaatatcaaaaagttatgttcacctgaacattaatgctgtgaaaggatttcctattcacaaaatcggcctcatgggcacctgaggggcttttatccttatgtgtgtgcagtccactgcaccaatgacattggggaaacctgtcacacaaagtaatgagtatcctactatgtgttaacagttgtcctgtaatttgtagatcctcttacctgcaatcctatagaactcctctttgatgtcacagagtcttctgtggccagggaaggagatgaagacatctgctaatgctttgatagccagacacacactccttattgtgcggcaaattgggCCTTGTTcagcatcccccactgagtacaggaaggctccactagcaaaaagcgcaaggctacacaaaccatttgctccacactcagtgcatggctccgtgcagtgcggtgcttaatcctgggacccagtagtctgcatagatacctgatgccatctgcagaaaacctgtatctttcatatagatggtcatcagggaaggccagtgggtccaaccggtccctgaagaccctttctcgcctgaaggctctcctcagcacaagtgcttcttcatccaccacatctcgcacgaatgggcatgccattgtcagagcagaaaggaacacacaattttgggccttcatataggctagtggccacacctggtgctggggggtgggcaaaagagggcgatgccttataacgatgacttggttgtactgattgctgggaaaataaaaaaaccttagaaagatgccaccgtcctgtgtgctcacaataagagctcatatgtcatggctcacttgactttacgagaatatacctaatttttattttgagctgtgtcatcttcttggagctgggggaggaaagaaaaataatgattaatacatttgtgttacagttagcatacagtgtacattgaaggcatatctcacctccctctcaagtttttttatttcaggtccagtttcctaattgtcctcttttttatttcggactccagtgcaagattttccatctttttcttcttgtactgaatgtctatgtctgccagttctatttggcgccggaggtggttgccatacaactttctgatagcttgtgagctctgtgaacacaatacaattagcgcagctggaatttggcaggatgtggtgtccttttactaatacgcactatgttgccaggctggttttcccactgtatagcatctgggtcctgtaaaagaaattagattttttgattttgatgaggactcctcaccattgtagagtaaatagtactttcacagtcttaacatgatacctcatgccttctggaatccagagagatggtctcctcctcatcatcgtctccatcatgtgctgttgctgctgcactggggccttcaccctatcacatttaatcggattcatattgaagctagtagacaagacatgccaggcctacagtatgcctttgatggagtactcactggatcagcatcgtctggtgcttgtgctggtggctctaacaggaacacagtgctgccaggcactgcaaggcaataggtaaaccaaagtcagacagtccaaattgattcaatatgaatgtggttgtatcccatgtagagatggaaggacataccttgaatgaagcgggtggcatcttgggaggaacctatgctcgtctctttccccccagggatcccctct
Proteins encoded:
- the LOC135575010 gene encoding uncharacterized protein LOC135575010: MATRAAYFSPSEAQILMEAYEEVKDIIKKKGNTATVIKQREKAWQSIADRLNALNMNGPKRTWQQVKIKYKNILQNAVKKNTHRQGTGGGSPKADLTPAEDMALELNKGRPVLEGIPGGKETSIGSSQDATRFIQVPGSTVFLLEPPAQAPDDADPGEGPSAAATAHDGDDDEEETISLDSRRHEDPDAIQWENQPGNISSQAIRKLYGNHLRRQIELADIDIQYKKKKMENLALESEIKKRTIRKLDLK